In one window of Limnohabitans sp. MORI2 DNA:
- the rpsB gene encoding 30S ribosomal protein S2 yields the protein MSVTMRDMLEAGVHFGHQTRFWNPKMSPFIFGHRNKIHIINLEKSLPMFQDAIKFVKQLSANRGTVLMIGTKRQSREIVAAEAQRAGVPYVDQRWLGGMLTNFKTVKTSIKRLKDMKIQQEAGLDALSKKEQLMFKREMEKLEKDIGGIQDMAVLPDAIFVIDVGYHKIAIAEARKLGIPLIGVVDSNHSPEGIDYIIPGNDDSSKAVTLYARGIADAIIEGRANATNDLVKAVTEGGEEFVEVAA from the coding sequence ATGTCAGTCACTATGCGCGATATGCTGGAAGCCGGCGTCCACTTTGGTCACCAAACTCGCTTCTGGAACCCCAAGATGTCACCGTTCATCTTCGGTCACCGCAACAAAATTCACATCATCAACTTGGAAAAATCGTTGCCGATGTTCCAAGACGCCATCAAGTTCGTCAAGCAGTTGTCTGCGAACCGTGGCACCGTGTTGATGATCGGTACCAAGCGTCAATCACGCGAAATCGTCGCCGCTGAAGCACAACGTGCTGGCGTGCCTTATGTTGACCAACGTTGGTTGGGCGGCATGTTGACCAACTTCAAAACAGTCAAGACATCGATCAAGCGTTTGAAAGATATGAAAATCCAGCAAGAAGCTGGTTTGGACGCTTTGTCTAAAAAAGAACAACTGATGTTCAAGCGCGAAATGGAAAAGCTTGAGAAAGACATCGGCGGCATCCAAGATATGGCTGTGTTGCCAGATGCGATCTTTGTGATCGACGTCGGCTACCACAAGATTGCCATCGCTGAAGCTCGCAAGTTGGGTATCCCATTGATCGGTGTGGTGGACTCTAACCACTCACCCGAAGGCATCGACTACATCATCCCAGGTAACGATGACTCTTCTAAGGCTGTGACTTTGTACGCTCGCGGCATCGCTGACGCGATCATCGAAGGTCGTGCCAACGCCACCAACGACTTGGTCAAAGCTGTGACCGAAGGCGGCGAAGAGTTTGTTGAAGTCGCTGCTTAA
- a CDS encoding D-amino acid dehydrogenase — protein MKVAVIGAGVIGITTAYELATQGHQVSVFERNGAAAEECSFANTGVASAGYASPWARPGVVKHILSHLWQRDTPLRISSPSMADWRWLWQMRKASKPATFARNRASMLRLAEYSHHRMRTLTDTLNLEHEHSQGFMVLLRTEREIQLMQDSLQVMRDAGLSFKTLDAEEARGIEPALNPETTLAQAIHFPDDEIGNCRQFTLLLKSEAEALGVKFHFNTPVQPLSNAQPKTIRTSEHDMGEKFDAVVVSAGLASAQIVRPLGLRIPLAAVHGYAISAAVREPLDAPRSGVIDEQYKVAISRLGQRVRVSGGSEIGGNAKRHDPASIKTLYRVLDNWFPGAARTQDSVQVWKGSRPMLPDGPPIVGASGISGVWLNLGHGASGWTLACGSARAVADSINGKSPDIDLQGLGLERLHLQR, from the coding sequence ATGAAGGTCGCCGTGATTGGCGCAGGCGTGATTGGCATCACCACCGCCTACGAACTAGCCACACAAGGCCACCAAGTCAGCGTTTTCGAACGCAATGGCGCAGCCGCCGAAGAGTGCAGCTTTGCCAACACTGGTGTTGCATCTGCAGGCTATGCCTCGCCGTGGGCACGTCCAGGCGTGGTCAAACACATCCTGTCGCACCTGTGGCAACGTGACACGCCGCTGCGTATTTCTAGCCCTAGCATGGCCGATTGGCGCTGGCTGTGGCAAATGCGCAAAGCCAGCAAACCCGCCACTTTCGCACGCAACCGTGCCAGCATGCTGCGCTTGGCTGAGTACAGCCATCACCGCATGCGCACGCTCACCGACACCCTCAATTTGGAGCACGAGCACAGTCAAGGCTTCATGGTGCTGCTGCGCACAGAGCGAGAAATCCAACTCATGCAAGACAGCTTGCAAGTCATGCGCGATGCAGGGCTGAGTTTCAAGACACTCGACGCCGAAGAAGCGCGTGGCATTGAGCCTGCGCTCAACCCCGAAACAACTCTGGCGCAAGCCATTCATTTTCCGGACGACGAAATTGGCAACTGCCGCCAGTTCACGCTGCTGCTCAAGAGCGAAGCCGAAGCCTTGGGCGTGAAATTTCACTTCAACACGCCCGTACAGCCGCTCTCTAACGCGCAACCCAAAACAATTCGCACTTCTGAGCACGACATGGGGGAAAAGTTTGATGCGGTGGTTGTAAGCGCAGGCTTGGCGAGTGCGCAAATCGTTCGCCCCTTGGGGCTGCGCATTCCATTAGCTGCAGTGCACGGCTACGCCATCAGCGCAGCCGTGCGTGAACCTTTAGATGCGCCACGCAGTGGCGTCATCGACGAACAATACAAAGTGGCCATCAGCCGCTTGGGACAACGTGTTCGTGTGTCAGGCGGTTCCGAAATTGGCGGCAACGCCAAACGCCATGACCCTGCCAGTATCAAAACGCTATACCGCGTGCTGGACAATTGGTTTCCGGGGGCGGCACGTACGCAAGACAGTGTGCAGGTGTGGAAAGGCTCGCGCCCGATGCTGCCGGATGGCCCGCCCATCGTCGGCGCCAGTGGCATCTCGGGTGTGTGGCTTAACCTCGGTCACGGCGCAAGCGGTTGGACCTTGGCTTGCGGCAGTGCCCGCGCAGTGGCAGATAGCATCAACGGCAAAAGCCCAGACATTGATTTACAAGGCCTCGGCCTTGAACGACTGCATCTTCAACGATGA